Proteins encoded by one window of Candidatus Fermentibacter sp.:
- a CDS encoding ABC transporter ATP-binding protein encodes MRKYFRWIFGYYRTHRVHTVILAVLTLISGTVALAFPLVFRYLLDNVETVLAPENTARFVQLLLALAGVALARMVAGFYPGARAWLNSKIGMEVRDDAFGAILKKDYRFFSKFGPGDVSTRLTDDIVEYPRIAWFSCSGIFRAVESSTRLIFCLGVMLFMSVELTLLALAPLPLMLWIFYRTEHKLGKRVEESRKATSRTSDLLDSTFAGIAIIKAYRAEKGQSGRLRGLLDSRLAIDLSITKLVMAIESLYSILGEVGKVTVLLLGGIFVIRGKITIGDLYAFYVYLDMLLAPMLDIPNLFVTSKQAFASIDRVRELIDFPPAPEKTGRRGLSPVESVEFVNAGFRYPGSDAGVTGVTGRFEGPMTVAVVGEVGSGKSTLVKMMSGQLPCSEGRILVNDIPLDEIDPAELAQETGYVPQESSLFSDSVGENVKLGREIDDDRVRSALALADMPETDLPEGLATKLGQGGSGVSGGQKQRVAIARSLAGDPSLCLFDDCTAALDADLEEKFWEGLQAEGGRRLVFVVTHREATVRRSDLVLFLHRGIFHAVGTHEELLRGNEVYRLVLATEMS; translated from the coding sequence ATGCGTAAGTATTTCAGGTGGATATTCGGATACTACAGGACGCACCGGGTCCATACCGTGATCCTCGCGGTCCTGACGCTGATATCCGGCACCGTCGCGCTGGCGTTCCCCCTGGTGTTCCGGTACCTGCTCGACAACGTCGAGACGGTGCTGGCGCCCGAGAACACGGCGAGGTTCGTGCAGCTCCTGCTCGCCCTGGCCGGGGTGGCTCTCGCGAGGATGGTCGCGGGGTTCTACCCGGGAGCCCGGGCGTGGCTGAACAGCAAGATAGGGATGGAGGTCAGGGACGACGCCTTCGGCGCCATACTGAAGAAGGACTACAGGTTCTTCTCGAAGTTCGGCCCGGGGGACGTCTCCACCCGCCTCACCGACGACATCGTCGAGTACCCGCGGATCGCGTGGTTCAGCTGCTCCGGGATCTTCAGGGCGGTGGAGTCGTCGACGAGGCTGATCTTCTGCCTCGGCGTGATGCTCTTCATGAGCGTCGAGCTGACGCTGCTGGCCCTGGCGCCCCTGCCGCTGATGCTCTGGATCTTCTACAGGACCGAGCACAAGCTGGGGAAGAGGGTCGAGGAGAGCAGGAAGGCGACCAGCCGCACCAGCGACCTGCTGGACAGCACCTTCGCGGGCATAGCCATCATCAAGGCCTACAGGGCCGAGAAGGGGCAGTCCGGGAGGCTGCGAGGCCTGCTGGATTCGAGGCTCGCGATCGACCTTTCGATAACGAAGCTCGTGATGGCGATCGAGTCCCTCTACAGCATCCTCGGCGAGGTCGGGAAGGTGACGGTGCTTCTCCTGGGCGGGATCTTCGTGATCCGCGGGAAGATCACCATCGGCGACCTGTACGCGTTCTACGTGTACCTCGACATGCTGCTGGCGCCCATGCTCGACATCCCCAACCTCTTCGTCACGTCGAAGCAGGCCTTCGCGTCGATCGACAGGGTCAGGGAGCTGATCGACTTCCCGCCCGCGCCGGAGAAGACGGGGCGGAGGGGCCTCAGCCCCGTCGAGTCCGTCGAGTTCGTGAACGCTGGCTTCAGGTATCCCGGCAGCGACGCAGGGGTCACCGGGGTGACCGGGCGCTTCGAGGGTCCCATGACGGTGGCGGTGGTGGGCGAGGTGGGTTCCGGCAAGTCGACTCTGGTGAAGATGATGTCGGGCCAGCTCCCCTGCTCCGAGGGGCGGATACTGGTCAACGATATCCCACTCGACGAGATCGATCCCGCCGAGCTGGCCCAGGAGACGGGCTACGTGCCCCAGGAGTCGAGCCTCTTCTCCGACAGCGTCGGCGAGAACGTGAAGCTCGGCCGCGAGATAGACGACGACAGGGTGCGGAGCGCCCTGGCGCTTGCCGACATGCCCGAGACCGACCTGCCGGAGGGCCTGGCGACGAAGCTCGGCCAGGGCGGGTCGGGCGTCAGCGGCGGCCAGAAGCAGAGGGTGGCGATCGCCCGGTCGCTGGCGGGAGACCCCAGCCTGTGCCTGTTCGACGACTGCACGGCAGCGCTGGATGCCGACCTGGAAGAGAAGTTCTGGGAAGGCCTGCAGGCCGAGGGCGGCAGGAGGCTCGTCTTCGTGGTCACGCACCGCGAGGCCACGGTGAGGCGCAGCGACCTGGTGCTCTTCCTCCACCGCGGGATCTTCCACGCCGTGGGCACTCACGAGGAGCTGCTGCGCGGGAACGAGGTGTACCGCCTGGTGCTCGCCACCGAGATGAGCTAG
- a CDS encoding ABC transporter ATP-binding protein — protein sequence MFYEDDFDDDDDRAQRRFPLRVLWRGLRPIAGAHARSFALAAGLLMLGVAGELCGPLILRRMIDVAIPARSTAQTAALAGLYALLFTTTMSVFYLQVMVTARLGLLIVRDLKGRVFEHMLTLSQAFFDSYPSGKLMARVESDSERVRMLFSETSMAILRSLTLMAGTIGIMAATNLRITGFVMLLVLPVGLATVPVLRMMRTLWGKVRASYARISGLVSEYVRAVPVLQVFDATGVAAGKLSREGRRFLGLEVKASIWEYGFWSFLGSCEVAAVAVILTAGRGGVLSGAITIGSVVLFIEYTRRLFMPIVMFSETLNQVQRALASADRINTILSTETQTPDGDLGEEDFPDDWDAIRFEDVWFRYGHEEWALKGVSLEIPKSSMIALVGASGGGKSTIVSLLMRFYEPVEGRITIGGMDIRRFRLDVWRRRLGLVLQNVSLFSGTLSENLTVFDPSVTEEEQMHALETIEAGDLLDRFAGGLSGEITEGGQNLSMGERQLINFARAVLHRPDILVLDEATSSVDPGTEKRIQRAMDMVFEGRTALVVAHRLATVRNADRIYVIQAGQVAETGTHIELIERGGVYAGLCRLQLVPEAVDA from the coding sequence ATGTTCTACGAAGACGATTTCGACGATGACGACGACCGCGCGCAACGCAGGTTCCCCCTGCGCGTGCTGTGGAGGGGCCTCAGGCCGATAGCCGGCGCGCACGCGCGCTCGTTCGCGCTGGCGGCCGGGCTCCTGATGCTTGGTGTGGCGGGCGAGCTCTGCGGCCCGCTGATCCTCAGGCGGATGATAGACGTGGCGATCCCGGCCCGGTCGACGGCGCAGACAGCCGCGCTGGCCGGGCTCTACGCGCTGCTCTTCACCACCACCATGTCCGTCTTCTACCTCCAGGTGATGGTGACGGCCAGGCTTGGCCTGCTCATAGTGCGCGACCTCAAGGGCCGCGTCTTCGAGCACATGCTCACGCTATCCCAGGCCTTCTTCGACTCCTACCCCTCGGGCAAGCTGATGGCCCGGGTCGAGAGCGACAGCGAGCGCGTGAGGATGCTCTTCAGCGAGACCTCGATGGCGATCCTGCGGAGCCTCACCCTCATGGCAGGCACGATAGGCATCATGGCGGCCACGAACCTCCGGATCACGGGCTTCGTGATGCTCCTGGTGCTGCCCGTGGGGCTGGCGACCGTCCCGGTGCTCCGGATGATGCGGACGCTCTGGGGGAAGGTGCGGGCCTCATACGCGCGCATCTCGGGGCTCGTCTCCGAGTACGTGCGGGCCGTGCCCGTGCTGCAGGTCTTCGATGCCACCGGGGTGGCCGCGGGGAAGCTCTCGCGCGAGGGCCGCAGGTTCCTCGGCCTCGAGGTGAAGGCCTCGATATGGGAATACGGATTCTGGAGCTTCCTGGGCTCGTGCGAGGTGGCGGCCGTGGCAGTGATCCTCACCGCGGGCAGGGGAGGGGTGCTGTCCGGCGCCATCACGATAGGCTCCGTGGTGCTCTTCATCGAGTACACGCGAAGGCTGTTCATGCCCATCGTGATGTTCTCGGAGACGCTCAACCAGGTCCAGAGGGCCCTGGCGTCGGCGGACAGGATCAACACGATCCTCTCCACCGAGACCCAGACACCCGACGGCGACCTCGGCGAGGAAGACTTTCCCGACGACTGGGACGCCATCAGGTTCGAGGACGTCTGGTTCAGGTACGGGCACGAGGAATGGGCGCTGAAGGGGGTCTCCCTGGAGATCCCGAAGAGCTCGATGATCGCCCTGGTGGGCGCCTCGGGCGGGGGCAAGAGCACCATCGTGAGCTTGCTCATGCGCTTCTACGAGCCCGTCGAGGGCCGGATCACGATAGGCGGCATGGACATCAGGCGGTTCAGGCTCGATGTCTGGCGCAGGCGCCTGGGCCTCGTGCTCCAGAACGTCAGCCTCTTCTCCGGGACGCTGTCCGAGAACCTGACCGTGTTCGACCCCTCCGTGACGGAGGAGGAGCAGATGCACGCCCTCGAGACGATCGAGGCCGGCGACCTGCTCGACAGGTTCGCGGGCGGGCTGTCGGGCGAGATCACCGAAGGCGGGCAGAACCTCTCGATGGGCGAGAGGCAGCTCATCAACTTCGCCCGGGCGGTACTGCACAGGCCCGACATCCTGGTGCTCGACGAGGCCACGTCCTCCGTCGACCCGGGCACGGAGAAGCGGATCCAGAGGGCGATGGACATGGTGTTCGAGGGACGCACCGCGCTCGTGGTGGCCCACAGGCTTGCCACGGTCAGGAATGCCGACCGGATCTACGTAATACAGGCGGGGCAGGTCGCCGAGACCGGGACCCACATCGAGCTGATCGAGCGCGGAGGCGTCTATGCCGGGCTGTGCAGGCTGCAGCTCGTGCCGGAGGCCGTCGATGCGTAA
- a CDS encoding exopolysaccharide biosynthesis polyprenyl glycosylphosphotransferase: MGREKGIRLDGAYSALSLACDSLSIAVAVVLASVLRHGPESIRNFLPLVGTWGFYSVITLLLSDMESVYHARTSVNRSLLAYRLIRIALIVTVLYVIAAFVFRLPSGWFLHSRLVIATTFLFWCIVSFLFRLGLPSFVVLLAKLRILHIPDVRILACGDPEVVPRVRAMLDKSPLYRRFLHFIPCPVEGPGDVAGRLRHYVAQMRECGCDDLCIAEDGMDFDTVAPFIIECFEQGISLSIYSSTFETLGYYDSWISFPERPALVFFTPPMSRAGEAAWRILDIVLSSLALLALLPLFGLVAVLIRLNSPGPVFFRQKRVGLGGRLFVFYKFRSMRNTTSSNVKAHKDYFAKYARGIAADSESDSGFKLRDDNRVTWTGRIIRKTSIDELPQFLNVLKGDMSLVGPRPCIAYEMDYYRDWQRYRFSVRPGLTGIWQVYGRSRLPFDAAQFLDLCYALKRSTGLNIRLLLKTIPVVLFGRGGY, from the coding sequence ATGGGCCGCGAGAAGGGCATCCGGCTGGACGGCGCCTATTCAGCTCTGAGCCTCGCATGCGACTCCCTTTCCATCGCCGTGGCGGTGGTGCTCGCGAGCGTTCTCAGGCACGGGCCGGAGTCGATCCGGAACTTCCTGCCCCTCGTCGGCACCTGGGGCTTCTACTCGGTCATCACCCTGCTCCTGTCCGACATGGAGAGCGTCTACCACGCCAGGACCAGCGTCAACCGCTCACTCCTGGCCTACCGTCTGATACGGATCGCCCTCATCGTCACCGTCCTCTACGTGATCGCGGCCTTCGTCTTCAGGCTGCCCTCGGGCTGGTTCCTGCACAGCCGCCTCGTGATCGCGACGACGTTCCTGTTCTGGTGCATCGTCTCGTTCCTGTTCAGGCTCGGCCTGCCCTCCTTCGTCGTGCTTCTCGCAAAGCTCCGCATCCTACACATCCCGGACGTCCGGATCCTGGCTTGCGGAGATCCGGAGGTCGTGCCGAGGGTGAGGGCGATGCTCGACAAGTCGCCTCTGTACAGGCGGTTCCTGCACTTCATCCCCTGCCCGGTCGAAGGCCCCGGCGACGTTGCGGGAAGGCTCCGGCACTACGTGGCGCAGATGCGGGAATGCGGATGCGACGACCTCTGCATAGCCGAGGACGGGATGGACTTCGACACGGTCGCGCCCTTCATCATCGAGTGCTTCGAGCAGGGGATCTCGCTCAGCATCTACTCGTCGACGTTCGAGACCCTCGGCTACTACGACTCCTGGATCAGCTTCCCCGAGAGGCCGGCACTGGTTTTCTTCACGCCCCCCATGTCGAGGGCGGGCGAGGCGGCCTGGCGCATCCTTGACATCGTGCTTTCATCGCTCGCCCTGCTGGCCCTCCTACCCCTCTTCGGCCTCGTGGCGGTGCTGATAAGGCTCAACAGCCCGGGGCCGGTGTTCTTCCGGCAGAAAAGGGTCGGTCTGGGCGGCCGGCTCTTCGTCTTCTACAAGTTCAGGTCCATGCGCAACACCACCTCGTCCAACGTGAAGGCGCACAAGGACTACTTCGCGAAGTACGCCCGCGGCATCGCGGCCGACTCGGAAAGCGACTCGGGCTTCAAGCTCAGGGACGACAACCGCGTGACATGGACCGGCAGGATCATCCGGAAGACTTCGATCGACGAGCTGCCCCAGTTCCTGAACGTCCTCAAGGGGGACATGAGCCTCGTGGGCCCGCGCCCCTGCATCGCCTACGAGATGGACTACTACCGCGACTGGCAGAGGTACAGGTTCTCGGTGAGGCCGGGGCTGACGGGCATCTGGCAGGTGTACGGCCGCAGCAGGCTGCCCTTCGACGCGGCCCAGTTCCTCGACCTGTGCTATGCCCTCAAGCGTTCGACAGGGCTGAACATCAGGCTCCTGCTGAAGACGATCCCCGTGGTGCTGTTCGGCCGGGGGGGCTACTAG
- a CDS encoding HAD-IB family hydrolase, whose product MGAVFVDVDGTLIRGSSEKSFLVHLVSRGDVGARRLLRFLAGYMAHPAATLIRGPGWNRTYLRGLDERAARGLAEDFSRKTLVPRMRPPVVSELEALRESGARIVLLSAALEWLVEPLGEAVRASRIIGSIPRPDGGVLTGMLDGQRPFGEEKLRIVEAVCREEGLSPGGCTAYGDSWADRHVMGFCGGAVAVNPGRKLARLARSRGWRILEGRD is encoded by the coding sequence GTGGGCGCAGTCTTCGTGGATGTGGACGGAACCCTGATAAGGGGTTCCTCCGAGAAGTCGTTCCTCGTCCATCTCGTCTCGCGCGGAGATGTGGGGGCCCGGAGGCTTTTACGCTTCCTCGCCGGCTACATGGCGCATCCGGCAGCAACCCTGATCCGCGGTCCGGGCTGGAACAGGACCTATCTTCGAGGTCTCGACGAGCGTGCCGCCCGCGGCCTTGCCGAGGATTTCTCGAGGAAGACCCTCGTTCCGAGGATGAGGCCGCCGGTCGTGTCCGAACTCGAAGCTCTCCGCGAGAGCGGAGCCCGCATCGTCCTCCTCTCGGCAGCGCTGGAATGGCTCGTGGAGCCACTCGGGGAGGCGGTCCGCGCATCCCGGATCATCGGGAGCATACCCCGCCCGGACGGCGGCGTGCTGACCGGCATGCTCGACGGACAGCGTCCCTTCGGCGAGGAGAAGCTCCGTATCGTCGAGGCGGTCTGCAGGGAGGAGGGCCTGTCGCCCGGCGGCTGCACCGCCTATGGAGACTCCTGGGCGGACAGGCATGTGATGGGCTTCTGCGGAGGTGCCGTGGCCGTGAATCCCGGGCGGAAGCTCGCGCGGCTGGCCCGGAGCCGGGGATGGCGCATCCTGGAAGGCCGGGATTGA
- a CDS encoding GreA/GreB family elongation factor: protein MSRLTELASSGRYDELEGLWLDSLSGGLDPDEAAGVFRILVGAGEGDRADDLLEVALGETDGTPAAFALLERAAPVFGVSEVLRPHLIEMMRDRHLMLGPLERFMEDSRILKPGCIISEAWHRLSGLLRFDAGNWVLHAVHGPGRILRITRTHATVDFGANRAMEMPLDSLLESCSPVSPDGVAVLRRVDPAAFSALCAEPDVLLARLLDENGGAVDRISLGPVLGPQAGELWKALRDAAKSAEGHLESPDRIERLQGGGLEKALREAAGSRQPLSERVARVNALLKAALPEEQRMASGAILADMPDLRSVEAGARFELVWTLIQAAGEEEGGRLAELVDPLTSRALQALSEISSPRCRRDFLSHWTRFVEPPALEDMTRQLAPGQRQALLDAAATTHPDWAGLFLRGLVFGGTDSDLLLWASSVLLDGMAADPGDRTAIIRTALDVIPRGRAENQRRAARSIVERAGDELRALLKSLDARKLSNLSDLLGECGPAHEAGLCLEIRRESSGRSADSGRTYYFWESDFVFDSPSAIRRRAEAIEKLRTVEIPAAAATVGEAASHGDLSENAEYKAALERRDLLLERMSRWSEEFGRLRPYPMGDLSASVSSPGTGVRLSGDGGTVEFLLVGPLEARPEEGRVNYLAPLGSALLGRRRGELLELPGRTGRFTVDSVRILAEGDLP from the coding sequence TTGTCCAGATTGACCGAACTCGCATCATCGGGGCGCTATGACGAACTCGAAGGCCTCTGGCTCGATTCCCTGTCAGGCGGGCTCGACCCGGACGAAGCCGCCGGGGTCTTCCGGATACTGGTCGGCGCGGGCGAGGGCGACCGGGCCGACGATCTGCTCGAAGTCGCCCTGGGCGAGACGGACGGCACCCCCGCGGCCTTCGCGCTCCTCGAACGGGCCGCGCCGGTGTTCGGGGTCAGCGAGGTCCTGCGCCCCCACCTGATAGAGATGATGAGGGACAGGCACCTGATGCTCGGCCCCCTCGAGCGCTTCATGGAGGATTCCCGCATCCTGAAGCCGGGATGCATCATCTCGGAGGCCTGGCACAGGCTCTCCGGTCTGCTGCGGTTCGACGCGGGGAACTGGGTTCTGCACGCCGTGCACGGGCCCGGCAGGATCCTGCGGATCACTCGGACGCATGCCACGGTCGACTTCGGCGCCAACCGCGCCATGGAGATGCCGCTGGACAGCCTGCTCGAATCGTGCTCCCCCGTCTCTCCGGACGGAGTAGCGGTGCTGAGGCGGGTCGACCCGGCGGCCTTCTCGGCCCTCTGCGCCGAACCGGACGTCCTCCTCGCGCGGCTCCTCGACGAGAACGGGGGCGCGGTCGACAGGATCTCTCTAGGTCCTGTGCTGGGTCCGCAGGCGGGCGAACTCTGGAAGGCGCTCAGGGATGCGGCGAAGTCCGCCGAGGGGCATCTCGAAAGCCCTGACAGGATAGAGAGGCTCCAGGGGGGCGGCCTAGAGAAGGCGCTGCGCGAAGCCGCAGGCTCGAGGCAGCCTCTGTCGGAGAGGGTGGCGCGAGTGAACGCGCTCCTGAAGGCGGCCCTGCCGGAAGAGCAGCGCATGGCCTCCGGGGCCATCCTCGCCGACATGCCGGATCTCCGGAGCGTGGAGGCCGGCGCGAGGTTCGAGCTCGTCTGGACACTCATCCAGGCGGCGGGCGAGGAAGAGGGAGGCCGTCTGGCGGAACTCGTCGACCCGCTCACGTCGCGCGCCCTCCAGGCCCTGTCGGAGATATCCTCGCCCAGGTGCAGGAGGGACTTCCTGTCTCACTGGACGCGCTTCGTCGAGCCGCCTGCGCTCGAGGACATGACCAGGCAGCTCGCTCCGGGCCAGAGACAGGCCCTCCTGGATGCGGCTGCGACGACCCACCCGGACTGGGCCGGGCTGTTCCTCCGGGGGCTCGTCTTCGGCGGGACGGATTCCGACCTCCTGCTCTGGGCATCGTCGGTCCTCCTCGACGGCATGGCCGCAGATCCCGGGGACAGGACGGCCATCATCCGCACCGCCCTCGACGTCATCCCCAGGGGAAGGGCCGAGAACCAGCGCAGGGCTGCCAGGTCGATCGTGGAGCGCGCAGGGGACGAGCTGAGGGCCCTCCTGAAGAGCCTCGACGCCAGGAAGCTCTCGAATCTCTCGGATCTGCTCGGCGAGTGCGGACCGGCCCACGAGGCCGGCCTCTGCCTGGAGATCCGGCGCGAATCCTCCGGCAGGTCGGCGGATTCCGGGAGGACCTACTACTTCTGGGAGTCGGACTTCGTATTCGACAGCCCGTCAGCCATAAGGAGGAGGGCCGAGGCGATCGAGAAGCTGCGTACTGTCGAGATCCCGGCCGCCGCGGCCACGGTGGGCGAGGCGGCCTCCCACGGCGATCTCTCGGAGAACGCCGAGTACAAGGCCGCCCTGGAGCGCAGAGACCTTCTCCTGGAGAGGATGTCGAGGTGGTCGGAGGAGTTCGGCCGCCTGAGGCCCTACCCGATGGGCGACCTGTCGGCGTCGGTCAGCTCCCCCGGCACCGGCGTCAGGCTGTCCGGCGACGGCGGGACCGTGGAATTCCTGCTTGTCGGTCCCCTGGAGGCCAGACCCGAGGAGGGGCGCGTGAACTACCTGGCTCCGCTGGGGTCGGCGCTCCTGGGAAGGCGCCGGGGTGAACTGCTGGAGCTGCCGGGGCGCACCGGCCGGTTCACAGTCGATTCGGTGAGGATACTCGCGGAGGGCGACCTGCCTTGA